In a single window of the Dreissena polymorpha isolate Duluth1 chromosome 3, UMN_Dpol_1.0, whole genome shotgun sequence genome:
- the LOC127873886 gene encoding calmodulin-A-like — translation MTDHLTDEQIAEFKEAFSLFDKDGDGTITTKELGTVMRSLGQNPTEAELQDMINEVDADGNGTIDFTEFLHMMARKMKDTDSEDEIREAFKVFDKDGNGFISVAELRHVMTNLGEKLTDEELNEMIKEADTDGDGQVNYEEFVKMMISK, via the exons ATG ACTGACCACCTCACAGATGAACAAATCGCTG AGTTCAAGGAGGCATTCTCGCTGTTCGACAAGGACGGCGATGGCACGATCACCACCAAGGAGTTGGGCACCGTGATGCGGTCACTGGGACAGAACCCTACGGAGGCTGAGTTGCAGGACATGATCAACGAGGTGGACGCTGACG GCAACGGTACGATAGATTTCACGGAGTTTCTTCATATGATGGCACGGAAGATGAAGGACACGGACAGCGAGGACGAAATCAGAGAGGCGTTTAAG GTTTTCGACAAAGATGGCAACGGCTTCATCTCAGTTGCGGAACTGCGTCACGTGATGACAAATCTCGGCGAGAAACTCACAGACGAGGAATTGAACGAAATGATTAAAGAGGCAGATACAGATGGAGACGGACAAGTCAACTATGAAG aGTTTGTGAAAATGATGATTTCAAAATAA